The Malus sylvestris chromosome 8, drMalSylv7.2, whole genome shotgun sequence genomic interval TATTCCATCTtcggtggaactgctcttatgATAATATTGTAGGGCTGTTAATATTAACTTTCGAATTGCCACATGTTATCTTCCTTGTGTGGTCTACCATGTGGGTTGCTTCATGGCGCTGTACTCGGAGAAGGGAGTTTATGGATGTGGCTTCAACTTAGCGACAATGTGGTCTCTTGCTCTTCGTCCTTCTAAGGTTGGTCATGactgaaaaatagaaaaattgcgCACAACATGGCAAACAAAGATTTGAGAATGAGAGTAAACTAACAATTAGGTTGATCTGATAGTAGTATTAgtacaaaatatattatgagAATGTATTATTAGTACAATTAGGGtctatatctaaagaaccctaTATATTATTAgtacaaaatataattattaGAATGTTAAATATAagataataatatattattatatttaaagCTTGACACGTGACGAATTTTAAAAGGATTGTAGTATCATTTAGCAAAATTCAGTAGCCAGTTAAATCCCACACAAATTATTTTCAAACACATGATGGCAGGTTGAGGTGAGAGGCGAAATAAAtgtataataatttttatttccaAACTTTAAAATAATATTGGTAAAGTGGAGTATTAttattagagcaactccagcggaGGCTGGTTGCTCGGGCGACAGGCGAGGACAAAGGGCCCGAGGGCTGGTGGAGAGAGGTCCAGCCGTGTGGAGGCCGAGCGACGGTGGGAGCCTGAGCGAAGGTggggtggggagtcgacgggcctgtggcccgagggctttgcaattttttttttttgtgtcacagagagagagagagagagagagagagagagagagcttttgtaaatttttattatttaaacaaacaaaaaaaactattattttaattgcttattgccagggggagggttccaagggtagagatgtaaatggcaattactgttcattaatggtagttactattcatttaaggcagttactgttcaatagggtggattaaatagtggattgccagggggggAGGACTCCAtaggtggagttgctcttatgaTTATTATCATCATTTTTGTTGGgtcttaatttatttatttgcttTTCAAACGTGggtcttttatttttgttggaatGGCGAGTCAAAACAAAAATGGTTCTTTACTTACAATTAAGGAATTTTTACCTTTCAAACGTCATATGtgaaattgtttattttctttatcatcatctaaatatCATATAGCAAAAACTTATTTAATTTTGAAATCTTTTAGCTACTCATATGCATAAAAATAAATGAACCATTCATCTTGAAGATATTACTTACCAAAATTGTTGATAGGTTTAATACATATAAATGACTAAACGATCTTCAAAGTAAATAATTTTTTGCAACTATAATCGttaaatgataataaagagAATGAACGGTTTCGACTATAATGTTGAACAATAAAAGTTCGTTAATCATAAATGAGTGGACAAGTAAGTCCTCGTAAGAGAGGACACGAGCATTATCCAACAGAACATTATCAAACATTAAGAATAATTTGTTTATTAATGTCTTGAAAACTTCGATAagtgtaaaataaaaaagaaaaagaaaaaaatagctCGATCCAAATGCCCGAATGAATATTGCAAAGAGGCGTTTTGATATAAGTGCCTGAGTTTCAACTCTATAGACTAAACATTTGTAGGTTTTAGAGATTTAATTAAACATTTTCCCTACAAATTTGGAGTCTCATCTATCATAACTATCCTTTATTTGTACAAAAATTACAGATCTTACCACTGCCTAAATTCTTCAcgtcaagaaaaaaaatacaaagataTTAAAACAAATTTCCTACAATCTagctgtaagatcccacattgcACAGGGGTGAAGATCTTGTAAGCCTtgtatgtatattcctatctctacctagTACAAGgctttttaggagctcactgacttTAGGTTttataggaactccgaagttaaacgagttcacgcgagagcaatcccatgatgggtgatccattGAGAAATTCTcctgtgagttcccagaaacaaaatcgagAAGGCGTGGTCAGGGcacaaagcggacaatatcgtgctaaggTGGACGCGAGCTAgggatatggtgggggcctgggtcgggatgtgacaatttggtatcagagccaactCCTGGCCGGATGTGTGCCGACAAGGATGTCAGacccttaaggggggtggattgtaagatcccacatcatccaggggtgaggatcctgtaagccttatatgtatatttccatctcttcctagcacaaggccttttggtaggaactccgaagttaagcaagttcgcgtgaaaacaatctcatgatgggtgacccatttgGAAGTTCTcttgtgagttcctagaaacaaaaccatgagggtgtggtcggggctcaaagcggacaatatcgtgttacaggtcgggatgtggtgggggcccgggccaggatgtgacactaGCTCCTTTGATTCCCTCTAAAgataattatacaaaaaaaaaatgattttctaCAATTTATTAAGGAATAAAATACCCTgctgtttgatttttttttttccgttcaatgaagaaataaaatacCATTTAAGATATTTATAGTAATCCATATATAAATTTTTGTAGCAATTCATATAAGGAAATAACATCGAGaataatatatacaaacataccaataaaaaatatatgtatgaaAACAAACCTACTAAAATTGGAAATAAATGTACTAGTAAACAACGTTGAAGAACAAAAGTAAATGTACCAATCAACGATATGTATAATATTAATCGTACCCATATGATACTAAATGGTACCATAATAAAATCGTGAAAAAAACCTATCAATCAACGAGAACAAAACTAAACGTACTAGAAGCTAAAACAAAACATACCGAAAGCTAAAACAAAAAGTACCAATCAACGATATGTacacccaaaaattaaaaataaatgtaCTAATCAATACAAAACCAATATATAATAACCAACAATAAACCTACCATTATCACTAATCAACAATATGTACAAATTCAAATGTATACAAAATAATTATCTAACAAAAAGTATACTaaataataaacaaacaaaaaaaatctaagcatccatcatttcaattttaggataaaaaaatgttttgaacgaaaacaaaaattaaaagagatAATTGGATAAATATGTTGAgcgaaaaaaccaaaattatctCCTAAAAAAGAGTACAACACTCCTAAAatacatgaataaaaaaaatgactggataaaaaaaaattctctcaaCTAATTAAAGGGACAAATTTAGAAATCaatatgtaaaattttaatttagaaaatacaattattatttttaatttaaaaaataataaatattgaTGTGGCctaaggtatcgtttggtatgcagacgggacgAGACGGAACggcgggacgggacgggacggaacggaaagGGAGCAAAGATGttctcggatggaaacaaggaggaagaagaaggagatggagatgttataattttgtgttccacagatgtcgaacgagtcgttccaaggggtgaggcggaacgaaaattTATCCAAAATTCGTCACGTGGAACAGCACGTTCGAtccgttttaggcgcaccaaacgtgggacatAACGCCTCGTCCCACTCCGTTCGTCCCGTTCCACGTATCGAACGATACGTAATTTACCAAAGTGCCTTCATCAAAATTCTAAAAGGTATGGATATTTAATaaaagaaattcaaattttgagtGTTAAATCTAATTAACTCTATTGCAAAAGACACAttccaaaatttcaaaaattgaaccaaaattgAAGCAAAGGGCGAACCAAAACGTTCAGAAGCAGCAGAAACCCAAAGGCGCCAACTTTACTTTTCAAAGTGGCGCTCTCATTTTACTCGCTACAAAACTCTCCCCCCTCCTCTTTCTGAACCTCTGACCCAAAACCTCGAAACTCACAGATTCGAGCAGAGGCAGCCATGGCGGACAAGGAGAACTGCGTGCGTGTGACGAGGTCGATGAAGCGGAGGGCCGAAGCTGTGACCCCGGAGCAGCGGGCCACCAAGAAACGGGTGGTGCTAGGAGAGCTCACGAATGCTGTTGTTCCGGTGAATAAAAGCTTCGGGGCAGAGAAGCAGATCAAGAAACGCGGCGCCAAAGGCAAGGCGAAAAAATCAGTGCCCGCGAAGGCGGCCCAGGACATTGATGCGTCGTCGGATGACCCCCAACTGTGTGTGCCATATGCTCGTGACATTTATGAGTATCTTCAGAAGCTCGAGGTAAAGGGTTATCGAATTGCAGCTTTCTTTCTTTCGAACTGGAATTTATTGGAAAAATGGGAGTtgggtttttcttatttttgggTCTTGATGTATCAGTGGTTCTGGTTGCACTGAAATTTGAATTAGGAATAAGGGCTGAAGTTTTCTAGTGATTGGTTTATGTGAATTTTTGATTAGTCAAGGATTAAGCTGTTTTCAGGAATTTCTGCAGTATCTGTGTCCTGGGTTTGGTTTGAAGTGGAATTTACTGGAAAATGGGAGGTgggttttgttaatttttgggcTTTTTATTTACCAGTGGTTCTTCTGGTTCCTCTGAAACTTGAATTAAGGATAAAGGCTGAATCTTTCTGGTGATAGTTTATGTACTTTTGATATGCAAAAAGTGTAAGCTTAATTAAGTAAGTTTTGCGGTCTATGTATTTTAGCTTTGATTTGAATTGGCATTTGGGgttcttttgggttttggggcaTCTGGGCTAATGGTGATGACGGGTTAATGTTCAGGCGGATGAAAATCGCAGACCTTCACCCGATTACATGACAAAGATTCAAAAAGATGTCACTGCTAATATGAGAGGAATCTTAGTGGACTGGTTGGTGGAAGTTGCAGAGGAATATAAACTCCTTTCTGACACTCTTTTCCTCACCGTTATGTATATTGATAAATTCCTGTCTTTGAATGTTCTCAACCGGAAAAGGCTTCAGTTACTCGGTGTTTCTTCAATGCTCATTGCCTCGTAAGTCCACGAATCAATGAAATTTTTAAGTGGTGTTTCTTGTTGACATAGATCGAAATTTGTAATCTTATGGTTAATGTGGCAAACAGAAAGTATGAAGAGATCAGCCCTCCACATGTAGAACAATTCTGCTACATAACAGATAATACGTATGATAGGGGCGAGGTGAATTTTTGTATATCTATTCCTCATCTTAGATTTTAATGTATCGCATCTCCTTTGGTTTTGTAATTGTAAAAGTTTAGTTAATACTTGTTCTCATTGTAAAGGTGTTAAAAATGGAGGCTGATATACTCAAGTCCTTAAATTTCAACTTGGGAAGTCCTACAATAAAAACATTACTAAGGTAAGAAGTCTTGGTACTGTTTTTCTTGGACATATTTATCAATATGCTTTTGAGATGCTGAGTTTGATAGCTTATTAGACTGATTAACGTTCATTCACGTTTTGGTTTGCAGGAGATTCACTAGATTTGCTCAAGAGAGCTACAAAGTAAGCAaaatctctctttcttctctctttttctctgctACTTGGGTGTCAGTTCATGTGGGAAGCTAACAAATTGTTTAGTGGTCTTTACAGGATCCTAACCTGCAGTTAGAGTTTTTGGGATACTACCTGGCAGAGTTAAGTTTGTTGGATTATGAATGTGTTCAGTTTTTGCCTTCCTTGGTGGCTGCGTCCGTTACATTTCTCACAAGATTTATGATCCGGCCAAAGGATCATCCTTGGGTAAGAACTTGTTAGAGAACTTTTAACATCATTCAACTCAAAATATTGAATGCAATTGCTGAGTTGTTTGCTTATTGCAGACTTTGTCCCTGCAACGATATTCCGGATATAAACCAGCTGATTTAAAGGAATGCGTTCTTATCATATACGACTTGCATCGTAGTAAAAGAGGAGCGTCTCTACAGTCCATAAGACGAAAGTACAAACAGCATAAGGTATATTCaggctaaaattttaaccctactgattttgatttaattttccGCACCATAGGGATGTTCTGAATTGCGTTGTTTTCTTAAAACAGTTCAAATGCGTGGCGACTATCTCTTCACCTGCAGAAGTACCAACAAACTATTTCGAAGATCCGAAGGCATGATTGTTCGAGTACAACAAGACTAGGGTTTAGCTGCAAGATGAATCTTGGAGGCAGTTCTTTGAACTGAAGTTTGTCAAAATCCGTTCTGGTGCCGCCGCTCATGCTAATCGTTGTGATATAATTTTGTAGGGTTTCAACTCTCGATGGTTTTGCTTAGATATTCCCcactagggttttaattttctttggtCAGTTGGTAGATTATTTGTTAGTGGAGAGAAGTTAGATTAGCAGGTTGATGTTGAATGGGTGTGCAAGCTCGTAATGTTCCTCGTGTTTTCAATCTGTAGAAAATTAGAAATGTTGTTTATAGATCCATATCTTTTTTCCTCCTTTTGTTTCACTTGCATTCTGCTTGAAAGATATGTATTTGGCAATCCAACACAACATTTGGCACTCAAGTTCTAATACCCCGTGTTTAGATTAGacaatatgagaaatgttaGCAACTTTCTTAGTTACCTTCTTGTATCAATCTTCTTACTTTTCTCATCCTATGTGTACTCTACtagccaacaggatcctcttcggatccttttggtgaggattATGAGAATTTGTAAATCGTGTctgtttattgtatatcgtaTGATTAGTTTTTATCAGGtcttgtttgtatttaattttaaataaaaatatttaaaatgattctgaccgcacgatgtacgatgaacgaatatgatTCACGAATCTTCAAGATCTTTATAAAAAGGATTCAGTGAGAATCCGGATTCCTCCATTAGCACTCAAACTaagattttaattatattaaaattcTTTGTTAGTATAATTAAAATTTAGTTTGTCAAATAGAAAGTAATTAAACTTTTAGCTTTGCGTTTTAGtggaaaatgtttttagaatgaCTAAAAAATTTTTTAGTGaaattgtttttgggtttcaaaagttatttgcaagaagcacttcaagtgctttttcagTATTAACTTGTATCTTTACTAAGAGTTGATTccaaaagtacttccaaacgagctcaatgttaatgttatttattctTAAAATAGGATTCCACACTTAAATCgttaattaatattattatgTGACACAAATAAATCATCCGTTTCAATATCATATTAAAAGCATACAATCCATAAATAATTGGTAATAtgtgaaaaaaattaagaagttATGTTATACATTGAGATATAAACTTGGAATATTTTGGGAGTTTTATTACTCGCTACTGCAAACTATGGTGTATGTTTACCAGACACATCTGTCACATGTCCTTACTACCAACTATggttatttttaatattaaatgaatattttccaattttgaaaaaaaaaataactaacaTTAAGTGAAGGACACATAGAAGATGATAAGTTGTAGGGTGAACATACACTATAGTTATAgtgttgagcaaaaatgctcccaatATGCTATGTTACAACCCCATGTCCCAAAAAATTTGATCCAGATACAATTTCAGTAGCCAGTCTTGCACCTTGGCTGTTACTTAGAGCATTCCCAGTGAGGGGCTCTATATGGGGTTGAAAAAGTGGTGGATATAGCTCATTTTAGAGCTCCGAGGAATCTTTGGggctttataaaaaaaatatctccTAAAGAGGGGCTATTTCTTTCAGGCTCTTTATGGGACTATATATATTTACTTATGTAGTAATTTGACTATgcgatatatattatatatatattttttgtttacttttcttaagttgatttttAGACGTGctatcttatttttttttttatgaac includes:
- the LOC126633381 gene encoding putative cyclin-A3-1 isoform X1 encodes the protein MADKENCVRVTRSMKRRAEAVTPEQRATKKRVVLGELTNAVVPVNKSFGAEKQIKKRGAKGKAKKSVPAKAAQDIDASSDDPQLCVPYARDIYEYLQKLEADENRRPSPDYMTKIQKDVTANMRGILVDWLVEVAEEYKLLSDTLFLTVMYIDKFLSLNVLNRKRLQLLGVSSMLIASKYEEISPPHVEQFCYITDNTYDRGEVLKMEADILKSLNFNLGSPTIKTLLRRFTRFAQESYKWSLQDPNLQLEFLGYYLAELSLLDYECVQFLPSLVAASVTFLTRFMIRPKDHPWTLSLQRYSGYKPADLKECVLIIYDLHRSKRGASLQSIRRKYKQHKFKCVATISSPAEVPTNYFEDPKA
- the LOC126633381 gene encoding putative cyclin-A3-1 isoform X2 translates to MADKENCVRVTRSMKRRAEAVTPEQRATKKRVVLGELTNAVVPVNKSFGAEKQIKKRGAKGKAKKSVPAKAAQDIDASSDDPQLCVPYARDIYEYLQKLEADENRRPSPDYMTKIQKDVTANMRGILVDWLVEVAEEYKLLSDTLFLTVMYIDKFLSLNVLNRKRLQLLGVSSMLIASKYEEISPPHVEQFCYITDNTYDRGEVLKMEADILKSLNFNLGSPTIKTLLRRFTRFAQESYKDPNLQLEFLGYYLAELSLLDYECVQFLPSLVAASVTFLTRFMIRPKDHPWTLSLQRYSGYKPADLKECVLIIYDLHRSKRGASLQSIRRKYKQHKFKCVATISSPAEVPTNYFEDPKA